The proteins below come from a single Gimesia alba genomic window:
- a CDS encoding thioredoxin family protein, translating into MMSKWIPLTLACLFHLVAVTVNAATGPDWIRDFEKGKQIAKSEKKDLFLLFTGHGWCYHCELLDQAIFQKQEFVDTMSKQYVFVELDFNFGNTPEEKKRETRFRQLQSHYLAPGAPTVVLTDSDGKPYAFLTGYDNKTSLQDYLNLVTTAQKAKTKRDALFTAAAAESGTSRANLLSHALDSIRPQLGDIDERGDEPLLHFYKDTVEEILDLTDNTGSIANKYISLRNSRTAWIADNAVFDKLKYFDSQKDYAGAIKFVDESLKTIKNEKVRWQLEMTRQAYLEWGDQFEQALANCQRLLALDEIPEDSREAFLNREAFNLFRLNRIDEGIAHINQRLRDAGSDKAKRLKLFNWQIQLMHNRAPVEKSIEACQRYRNETKRGTDDWLQATYFLALELRRAERHLQALKVIKEFLAEDRTSYQLLDAAESLIALKRDQEAADVLEEARSLIQPLKTSPRKSEVDEYQRLSKTIDKLTRSMSNRSVPQ; encoded by the coding sequence ATGATGTCAAAATGGATCCCGCTTACGCTAGCCTGTCTGTTCCATCTAGTTGCCGTTACAGTCAATGCTGCCACAGGGCCTGACTGGATTCGAGATTTTGAAAAAGGAAAGCAAATCGCAAAATCCGAGAAAAAAGACCTGTTCCTTCTCTTCACAGGACATGGCTGGTGCTACCACTGCGAGTTGCTTGATCAGGCGATCTTTCAAAAGCAGGAATTCGTGGACACGATGTCGAAGCAATACGTGTTTGTGGAACTGGACTTCAATTTCGGTAATACTCCCGAGGAAAAGAAACGGGAAACCAGATTCAGACAACTGCAAAGCCACTACCTGGCACCAGGCGCGCCGACTGTCGTACTTACCGACAGTGATGGAAAACCGTATGCATTTCTCACTGGCTACGATAATAAAACAAGCCTGCAGGACTACTTGAATCTGGTCACGACTGCTCAAAAAGCAAAAACGAAGCGCGATGCACTGTTCACTGCTGCGGCTGCAGAATCGGGAACATCACGTGCCAACCTGCTTAGTCATGCGCTGGATTCGATCAGGCCGCAACTGGGGGACATCGATGAGCGTGGTGACGAACCGCTGCTGCATTTCTACAAGGATACTGTAGAGGAAATACTCGATTTAACTGACAATACAGGCAGTATTGCAAACAAATACATCTCTCTGCGCAATAGCCGTACCGCATGGATTGCGGACAACGCTGTGTTTGACAAACTGAAATATTTTGATTCCCAAAAAGACTATGCTGGTGCCATTAAATTTGTTGACGAATCGCTTAAAACGATCAAAAATGAAAAGGTACGCTGGCAGTTAGAAATGACACGCCAAGCGTATCTGGAGTGGGGTGATCAATTTGAACAGGCGTTGGCGAACTGCCAGCGGCTACTCGCACTGGACGAGATTCCAGAGGACTCGCGCGAAGCATTTCTGAACCGGGAAGCGTTCAATCTATTTCGCCTCAACCGAATTGACGAAGGAATCGCCCACATTAATCAACGCCTGCGTGATGCAGGCAGTGATAAAGCAAAACGCTTGAAACTATTCAACTGGCAAATACAATTAATGCACAACCGCGCCCCGGTGGAGAAATCCATCGAAGCCTGTCAGAGGTATCGCAACGAGACAAAACGCGGTACCGATGACTGGCTCCAAGCTACCTATTTCCTCGCACTGGAATTACGTCGAGCAGAACGCCATCTTCAAGCGTTAAAAGTGATCAAGGAATTTTTAGCAGAAGACAGAACGTCCTATCAATTGCTCGATGCTGCTGAAAGTTTGATCGCATTGAAACGCGATCAGGAAGCAGCTGATGTACTTGAAGAAGCACGATCCCTGATTCAACCCCTCAAAACATCACCCCGAAAATCGGAAGTGGATGAGTATCAGCGTCTCTCAAAAACTATTGACAAGCTGACGCGCAGCATGTCCAATCGCAGCGTGCCTCAATAG
- a CDS encoding cytochrome c, whose protein sequence is MNLNVRYLLTAGLILGTGVFVTWSQTSSTQAAAAEKTQTGVPVEPDMHEFMEYVFQPTYRRLKKSLATEPDNNQIWKAIKSDSLILAEGGNLLLLHKPENDRTDWDQHSIQVRQFGGQLYKAAKVKDYQASKAKFALMLKNCNACHKQFDNGKHQLKP, encoded by the coding sequence ATGAATCTGAATGTGCGCTATCTGCTGACCGCAGGACTGATTCTGGGAACAGGCGTTTTTGTGACCTGGTCTCAGACTTCATCAACCCAAGCCGCTGCGGCGGAAAAAACACAGACAGGAGTTCCAGTTGAACCAGACATGCACGAATTTATGGAATATGTGTTCCAGCCGACTTACAGACGGCTGAAGAAATCCCTCGCGACCGAGCCGGATAATAATCAGATTTGGAAAGCCATCAAATCCGACTCACTGATTCTGGCAGAAGGCGGAAATCTTCTTTTGCTGCACAAACCTGAAAACGACCGCACGGACTGGGATCAGCATAGCATTCAGGTGCGCCAGTTCGGTGGTCAGCTCTACAAGGCAGCGAAGGTAAAAGACTACCAGGCCAGCAAAGCAAAATTTGCATTAATGCTGAAAAACTGCAATGCCTGCCACAAACAATTCGATAACGGCAAGCACCAGTTGAAACCATAA
- a CDS encoding PQQ-binding-like beta-propeller repeat protein: MDNQTDLFRCLSAREGKVLWELEYLAPGELDYGNSPRATPLIYGKLVFLFGAFGDLHCVELATGKVVWKKNLYREYGQFEKPTWGSCSSPLIIENRLIVNPGAKEASLVALDPQTGKTLWQTPGNAAAYGSLIVGKFGGRLQIVGHDAVSLGGWDVKTGARLWTVVPEFTGDFNVPTPLALNGKLLVTTENNGTRLYDFEQNGIIKPKPITVNEDLNPDMSTPIRIGDQIYCVWNEMYCLNLKNGLKTAWYGDDQAFGDYAALITDSKRILVIGKGGTLVLVDGKAKQFKVISRLALFPNPGTENIFSHCALVGSRLYLRGESELICVDLAK; encoded by the coding sequence TTGGATAACCAGACCGATCTTTTCCGCTGTCTGTCCGCTCGTGAGGGAAAAGTGTTGTGGGAGCTGGAATATCTGGCGCCGGGGGAACTCGATTATGGGAATTCCCCTCGTGCGACACCGCTGATTTACGGCAAGCTGGTTTTTCTGTTCGGCGCGTTTGGCGACTTGCATTGCGTGGAGTTGGCGACCGGGAAAGTCGTCTGGAAAAAGAACCTGTACCGGGAGTATGGACAGTTCGAAAAGCCGACCTGGGGTAGTTGTTCGTCACCCCTGATTATAGAGAACCGACTGATTGTAAATCCGGGTGCAAAGGAAGCCTCACTAGTGGCCCTCGATCCGCAGACTGGGAAAACCTTATGGCAGACGCCTGGTAACGCAGCCGCCTATGGTTCACTCATCGTGGGAAAATTTGGCGGGCGACTTCAAATTGTCGGCCATGACGCGGTTTCGCTGGGAGGCTGGGACGTCAAAACCGGAGCGAGACTCTGGACCGTGGTCCCGGAATTTACGGGAGACTTTAATGTTCCCACGCCATTGGCTCTAAACGGCAAGCTGCTGGTCACGACCGAAAATAACGGGACTCGTCTGTATGATTTTGAGCAAAACGGAATCATCAAACCGAAGCCAATTACGGTGAACGAAGATCTGAATCCTGATATGAGTACTCCGATTCGAATCGGCGATCAGATCTATTGTGTCTGGAATGAGATGTACTGTCTCAACTTGAAAAACGGACTGAAAACCGCCTGGTACGGAGATGACCAAGCATTTGGAGATTATGCCGCTCTGATCACCGATTCGAAACGAATCCTCGTGATCGGCAAGGGAGGGACGTTAGTGCTGGTTGACGGCAAAGCAAAGCAGTTCAAAGTCATCTCCCGGCTGGCTCTCTTTCCCAATCCGGGTACTGAGAATATTTTTTCGCACTGTGCCCTGGTAGGCAGCCGTCTTTATCTGCGTGGTGAAAGCGAGCTGATCTGTGTTGATCTGGCGAAGTAA
- a CDS encoding PhnD/SsuA/transferrin family substrate-binding protein has product MTFKQISFHLMSLVAFLAFSGPTAFAGETAPAKQGSPQSLTLIVMDPLAAPLSCPCVKGYAQRDYEKLGAYLEKELGRKVEVKFSESLAKVVPDKANQRAYLIIGKQSVVLADAGVLKLKVQGIARLSDLKGSTTQTGLIVVPTKDPAQTAKDLQGYRIFFGPSECDEKHLAAMNILKKAHVSIPEKLEISEACSDGACKILEFDKDVRAAAVISSYAKPLLQGCGTIKKGDLRVVAETKPVPFVTAFVGGDVNTAEQKEISTALMNVVTQPELCKSLESLLGFVTLDNPAGSSQPNTAALKKK; this is encoded by the coding sequence GTGACGTTCAAACAGATTTCATTTCACCTCATGTCTCTGGTGGCATTTCTGGCATTCAGTGGACCCACCGCGTTCGCAGGCGAAACGGCACCGGCAAAGCAGGGCAGTCCACAGTCGTTGACGTTGATTGTAATGGACCCGCTGGCAGCGCCGCTCTCCTGTCCCTGTGTGAAAGGTTACGCCCAGCGCGACTATGAGAAACTGGGTGCCTATCTGGAAAAGGAACTGGGGCGAAAGGTCGAGGTGAAGTTTTCGGAGTCACTGGCAAAAGTCGTTCCGGATAAAGCGAATCAACGTGCCTACCTGATTATCGGCAAACAATCGGTAGTGCTCGCGGATGCAGGCGTTTTAAAGCTGAAGGTACAGGGGATTGCCCGTCTATCCGATCTCAAGGGATCAACTACCCAAACCGGCTTGATTGTCGTTCCGACGAAGGACCCGGCGCAAACCGCGAAGGATTTACAGGGCTATCGCATCTTCTTCGGACCTTCTGAATGCGATGAAAAGCATCTGGCAGCGATGAACATTCTGAAAAAGGCCCATGTCTCGATACCGGAAAAGCTGGAAATCAGCGAAGCCTGTAGTGATGGTGCCTGTAAAATTCTGGAGTTTGACAAAGACGTTCGTGCCGCCGCCGTGATTTCCAGTTACGCCAAACCGCTTCTGCAAGGTTGTGGCACGATCAAAAAAGGAGATCTGCGCGTCGTGGCGGAAACCAAACCGGTTCCCTTTGTCACGGCTTTTGTGGGTGGGGATGTAAATACCGCCGAACAAAAAGAGATCAGTACGGCACTGATGAACGTGGTCACGCAGCCGGAGCTCTGCAAGTCGTTAGAATCTCTGTTGGGATTTGTGACCCTCGATAATCCGGCGGGTTCGTCTCAACCAAATACAGCGGCCTTAAAAAAAAAGTAG
- a CDS encoding NHL repeat-containing protein, giving the protein MRDSHVTHWMRQAIFLGCCFSLAAISAGEAAEPKTKVSDSKQKPVQVRVQVQNGQVVPLISGGTTLKKTEPAKVPEGTHEQIAVIEVGSKLILGMRINTFCMDKAGNLLAACGSGPGQIRVFNPDGQLLDTWNVRIAPDAINVDQDGTIYVAGSGKLLKLDNKGKILMTKEAPHAKAVKENNVKLREQVVQQMKARTSTVVNMVPRLEKMIQQIKDKNKTPTEQDKKRILSYERILEQYKKMEQTAKKVKEPTDQEIDAQVAAMSKRKLRVSSISANEKEIFIACSAIKGYGYEVWRTDKNFDNPTVIVKGLRGCCGQMDVQCNKDGIFVAENSRHRVNHYDRNGKLIKYWGKRDRNGVEGFGSCCNPMNVAVGRAGEVYTAESNLGYIKRYSADGKYLDFVGKVKLVPGCKNVSIMVSPDGDRVYMMDLTRNHIIVMARKPTATASTSK; this is encoded by the coding sequence ATGCGCGATTCTCATGTGACTCACTGGATGCGGCAGGCAATTTTTCTCGGATGTTGTTTCAGTCTGGCAGCGATCAGCGCGGGTGAAGCGGCAGAACCCAAAACCAAGGTTTCTGATTCAAAGCAGAAACCGGTTCAGGTACGGGTTCAAGTCCAAAATGGACAAGTCGTCCCGCTGATTTCTGGGGGGACAACTCTTAAGAAAACAGAGCCGGCCAAAGTGCCTGAAGGAACCCATGAGCAGATTGCCGTGATTGAAGTCGGCAGTAAACTCATTCTCGGCATGCGGATCAATACGTTTTGTATGGACAAGGCCGGTAATCTCCTGGCCGCCTGTGGTTCCGGCCCCGGTCAAATTCGGGTTTTTAATCCAGACGGTCAATTGCTGGATACCTGGAATGTTCGGATCGCTCCGGATGCCATCAATGTGGATCAGGACGGCACTATCTACGTCGCTGGTAGCGGAAAGTTGTTGAAGCTCGACAACAAAGGAAAGATTCTGATGACCAAAGAGGCCCCGCATGCCAAGGCGGTCAAAGAGAACAACGTCAAACTGCGCGAACAGGTGGTGCAGCAGATGAAAGCCCGGACCTCCACAGTGGTGAATATGGTTCCGCGGCTCGAAAAAATGATTCAGCAGATTAAGGATAAAAACAAGACGCCAACAGAGCAGGACAAAAAACGCATCCTGTCTTATGAGCGGATTCTGGAACAATATAAGAAAATGGAACAGACGGCCAAGAAGGTGAAGGAACCGACCGATCAGGAGATCGATGCTCAGGTAGCCGCAATGTCAAAACGGAAACTGCGGGTTTCCTCCATTTCTGCGAATGAGAAAGAGATTTTCATTGCCTGTTCCGCGATTAAAGGTTACGGCTATGAAGTCTGGCGAACTGATAAAAACTTTGATAATCCGACTGTGATTGTCAAAGGCCTTCGCGGCTGTTGCGGTCAGATGGATGTGCAATGTAATAAGGACGGAATCTTCGTCGCTGAAAACTCGCGGCACCGTGTGAACCATTATGATCGGAATGGAAAATTGATCAAGTACTGGGGAAAACGGGACCGCAACGGAGTCGAAGGATTCGGAAGCTGCTGTAACCCGATGAATGTCGCCGTTGGAAGAGCCGGTGAAGTGTATACGGCGGAATCAAATCTGGGCTATATCAAACGCTACTCGGCCGATGGTAAGTATCTCGATTTTGTCGGGAAAGTGAAATTGGTTCCCGGCTGCAAGAACGTTTCGATCATGGTGTCTCCTGATGGGGACCGGGTTTATATGATGGACCTCACCCGCAATCACATCATCGTGATGGCGCGCAAACCAACGGCGACCGCAAGCACATCTAAGTAA
- a CDS encoding sialidase family protein, producing MEQIADLALIPPILNTSPLPEYDYDRLDYGMTIGIERTPGGRLWACWVAGGDSPKAFFVLASSDDDGEHWSHPRLVLDSHSPELPMDRSILVGNLWTDPTGRLWLIFDQSMHMFDGRAGVWATICENPDAETPVWSKPHRIWHGVTLNKPTVLSNGEWMLPISLDQRTGFGPFKGCFKELDPVRGANVFVSKDQGATWERRGAARFPNPDWHEHMIVERKDGSLWMLARTAKGIMQTTSTDGGRTWATPTAPENIKQPNARFHIRRLASGRILLIKHGDRIDAHHGRVQLSAWLSEDEGITWKGGLILDERKGISYPDGFQAPDGTLYISYDRNRSTDGEILLARFTEEDILAKKLVGSKSKLKMLISRPLAP from the coding sequence ATGGAACAGATCGCCGATCTGGCGCTGATTCCTCCCATTTTGAATACGTCGCCTCTTCCCGAGTACGATTACGATCGGCTCGATTATGGTATGACGATCGGCATTGAGCGGACGCCGGGCGGGCGTCTGTGGGCCTGCTGGGTTGCCGGCGGTGACAGTCCCAAAGCGTTCTTTGTGTTAGCGTCCAGTGATGATGACGGCGAACATTGGTCCCATCCGCGTCTTGTGCTCGATTCACATTCCCCAGAACTTCCCATGGATCGCAGCATTCTGGTGGGAAATCTGTGGACCGATCCCACGGGCCGCCTCTGGTTGATTTTTGATCAATCGATGCATATGTTCGACGGCCGTGCCGGGGTCTGGGCGACCATTTGTGAGAATCCGGATGCGGAGACGCCGGTCTGGTCAAAGCCGCATCGTATCTGGCATGGCGTGACCTTGAACAAACCGACGGTGCTCTCGAATGGTGAGTGGATGCTGCCGATCTCGCTGGATCAACGTACCGGTTTCGGACCGTTTAAAGGCTGCTTCAAAGAACTTGATCCTGTCCGTGGTGCGAATGTTTTTGTTTCGAAGGATCAGGGCGCGACATGGGAACGTCGCGGTGCGGCGCGGTTTCCTAACCCCGACTGGCATGAGCACATGATCGTGGAACGCAAAGATGGCTCGCTCTGGATGCTGGCCCGCACAGCGAAGGGCATCATGCAGACCACGTCGACGGATGGCGGGCGAACCTGGGCGACTCCCACAGCACCAGAAAATATCAAACAGCCCAATGCTCGGTTTCACATCCGACGTCTCGCTTCAGGCCGGATTCTTTTGATCAAACACGGCGATCGGATTGATGCCCATCACGGACGTGTGCAGCTCAGTGCCTGGCTTTCGGAAGATGAAGGGATAACCTGGAAAGGGGGATTAATTCTCGATGAACGCAAAGGGATTTCGTATCCCGATGGATTTCAGGCTCCGGACGGGACCCTCTATATTTCCTATGACCGAAACCGATCCACCGATGGCGAGATCCTGCTGGCCCGCTTTACCGAGGAGGATATCCTGGCGAAGAAGCTGGTCGGTTCGAAGTCAAAGTTGAAAATGCTGATCAGCCGCCCCTTGGCTCCTTGA
- a CDS encoding metallophosphoesterase, whose protein sequence is MRFKTSPLGLLLILFTVSTAVGQNQPEPDVQTKPGVTFYVMGDVPYKPVEDARLPKQMKAIPDDAEFVVHLGDIKGGAAPCDEAIYRKVFGMLRKSKKPVFIIPGDNEWNDCPDPDQAWRLWEQYFMRFDRRWQHTLPVIRQWEREENFSFVKGGVLFVGLNIVGGRVHDAAEWKQRHAADLDWVRRNLRRYGKDVTSLVLLGHAKPVPNHNDFFDPFSKEAMQFEKPILYIHGDGHVWIYDRPFAAKNILRVEVDQGGIAPPLKVTVTGDKTNPFQFDRRNGKPAK, encoded by the coding sequence ATGCGATTCAAGACGTCACCGCTGGGGCTACTGCTGATACTGTTTACCGTTTCAACGGCAGTCGGGCAAAACCAGCCCGAGCCCGATGTGCAGACCAAGCCGGGAGTCACGTTCTATGTGATGGGCGATGTCCCCTATAAGCCGGTGGAAGACGCACGACTACCAAAACAAATGAAAGCGATCCCCGACGATGCCGAGTTTGTGGTTCACCTCGGCGATATCAAAGGAGGCGCGGCACCCTGTGATGAAGCCATCTACCGCAAGGTGTTTGGCATGCTGCGCAAGTCGAAGAAACCGGTGTTTATTATTCCGGGCGATAACGAATGGAACGACTGCCCCGATCCCGATCAGGCTTGGCGACTCTGGGAACAGTACTTCATGCGGTTCGATCGTCGCTGGCAGCATACCCTCCCGGTGATTCGGCAGTGGGAACGTGAAGAGAACTTTTCCTTTGTGAAGGGGGGCGTGCTGTTTGTGGGACTCAACATTGTCGGAGGTCGCGTTCACGATGCGGCGGAGTGGAAACAGCGCCACGCTGCTGATCTCGACTGGGTCCGTCGCAACTTGCGTCGTTATGGTAAGGATGTCACCAGTCTGGTACTTCTGGGACACGCCAAGCCGGTTCCGAACCACAATGATTTTTTTGATCCCTTCAGTAAAGAGGCGATGCAATTCGAAAAACCGATTCTCTACATTCACGGCGATGGTCATGTCTGGATCTATGATCGCCCGTTTGCTGCCAAAAATATCTTACGCGTCGAAGTGGATCAGGGCGGCATCGCCCCGCCGCTGAAGGTGACTGTGACGGGTGACAAAACCAATCCGTTTCAGTTTGATCGTCGGAATGGAAAGCCAGCGAAATAA
- a CDS encoding FAD-dependent monooxygenase, translating into MSQSQTLPEATPVLIVGAGPTGLTLAVELARRNIDCLLVDRNPEPLPFDRATVIHSRSLECFETMDVIDAFLERGLVMRGFNIFANGEKVAQTSFESLECRHPYDLNLSENETEDILTERLEQLGGQVSRGWSLEGLEQTDSGVTAFLKSADGIEQSVSADWLVGTDGIRSRVREAIGVEVSGHQYPALWGVIDGQILNWKHESDRAAIQIEAPALNPVPLPGDRWRIYFRAVEDADPSTLLDCINAGLDAISPGSSLQEPDEPILYHTFRQLSAHYRSGRVLLAGDAAHACSPIQGHGMNTGIQDSFNLGWKLAHVLSGKGGFGLLDSYEQERRPIAAAVGASGDVVEELRTIPDDPAAVARVKRALCAMLLTASGQQQAARDETGIDFHYRNSPLVKGYHADGETAQQSWMGPLPGDCLPDAGPLMPSTTEETLTLFQLMQTTGHVLLWMAADSTAVPDRMEIESLLQPGDVFYVISTDTQQAALAYWLSDTTGQVHARLGVIDPCLFLIRPDGHVAMRCEPPELSQVAAYYERLKC; encoded by the coding sequence GTGAGTCAAAGTCAAACTTTACCTGAAGCGACTCCGGTTTTGATTGTGGGAGCCGGGCCGACCGGACTGACGCTGGCGGTTGAGCTGGCGCGACGTAACATCGACTGTCTGCTCGTCGATCGCAATCCCGAGCCGCTCCCCTTTGATCGGGCGACCGTCATTCACAGTCGTTCGCTGGAATGTTTCGAGACCATGGACGTGATCGATGCCTTTCTCGAACGTGGCCTGGTCATGCGCGGCTTCAATATATTCGCGAATGGAGAGAAGGTGGCTCAGACCAGTTTTGAGAGTCTGGAGTGTCGACATCCGTACGATTTGAATCTTTCCGAAAACGAAACGGAAGACATTCTCACCGAACGGTTGGAACAACTCGGCGGTCAGGTTTCACGCGGCTGGTCACTGGAAGGGCTGGAGCAGACCGATTCCGGCGTGACCGCGTTTCTGAAATCAGCCGACGGAATCGAACAGAGTGTCTCCGCGGACTGGCTCGTTGGCACGGACGGCATTCGCAGTCGGGTGCGGGAAGCGATCGGTGTCGAAGTTTCCGGTCATCAGTACCCGGCGCTCTGGGGTGTGATCGATGGGCAGATTCTTAACTGGAAGCATGAGTCCGATCGGGCGGCAATTCAGATTGAAGCTCCCGCTTTGAATCCGGTGCCACTTCCCGGGGATCGCTGGAGGATTTATTTTCGCGCTGTTGAAGATGCGGATCCTTCTACACTGTTAGACTGCATTAATGCGGGTCTCGATGCAATCTCTCCTGGTTCTTCGCTGCAGGAACCGGATGAGCCGATCCTCTATCATACGTTTCGTCAGTTGAGCGCCCATTATCGCTCGGGGCGTGTTTTACTGGCGGGAGATGCAGCACATGCCTGCAGTCCCATCCAGGGACACGGCATGAATACCGGCATTCAGGATTCCTTTAATCTGGGCTGGAAGCTGGCACACGTTCTTTCCGGGAAGGGGGGCTTCGGTCTGCTTGACAGTTACGAACAGGAACGCCGCCCGATCGCGGCGGCCGTGGGGGCATCAGGCGATGTCGTCGAAGAATTACGCACAATTCCCGATGACCCGGCTGCGGTCGCACGGGTCAAACGCGCCCTTTGCGCCATGCTGCTTACAGCCAGTGGCCAACAACAGGCCGCGCGGGATGAAACAGGAATTGACTTTCATTATCGGAACAGCCCCCTGGTAAAAGGCTATCACGCTGACGGGGAAACAGCGCAACAGTCGTGGATGGGACCGCTGCCCGGCGATTGTCTGCCAGATGCGGGACCTTTGATGCCGTCGACAACAGAAGAGACTCTGACCTTATTTCAATTGATGCAGACCACCGGGCATGTGTTACTCTGGATGGCCGCCGATTCGACAGCGGTTCCAGATCGAATGGAAATCGAATCACTGCTGCAGCCGGGCGATGTGTTTTACGTCATTTCAACGGACACGCAACAAGCTGCTCTCGCGTACTGGCTTTCTGATACCACGGGGCAAGTTCACGCACGCCTGGGAGTGATTGATCCCTGTCTGTTTCTGATTCGTCCCGACGGACATGTCGCTATGCGCTGCGAACCGCCCGAGTTATCGCAGGTTGCCGCATATTATGAGCGATTAAAATGTTAA
- a CDS encoding DUF1990 family protein gives MFLLKQPESEQIADFIAAQARLEFTYPDAGATTLPTPPAGYQIDHNRICLGQGKALYEQAKQALVDWQHYRFDWLTLHRPDAAPEPGQTVAALAHVLGIWVLNACRVVYVVEETEPLSRFAFAYGTLPDHAETGEERFQVEWHADDDRVWYDLYAFSRPGQLLSKMAYPYVRSKQKQFARESLLAMQAAVLPDDG, from the coding sequence ATGTTTCTCCTCAAACAGCCTGAGTCAGAGCAGATCGCTGACTTCATCGCGGCACAAGCCCGGCTGGAGTTTACGTATCCCGATGCGGGAGCAACCACATTGCCCACACCACCCGCTGGATATCAGATCGATCATAACCGGATTTGTCTGGGACAGGGGAAAGCATTATACGAACAGGCGAAGCAGGCCCTTGTTGACTGGCAGCACTATCGCTTCGACTGGCTGACGCTGCATCGCCCGGATGCTGCACCTGAGCCAGGTCAGACGGTGGCGGCTCTGGCGCATGTTCTTGGGATCTGGGTATTGAATGCCTGTCGGGTGGTGTATGTGGTGGAAGAGACGGAGCCGCTGAGTCGTTTCGCGTTTGCGTATGGCACGCTGCCCGATCATGCAGAGACAGGCGAAGAACGTTTTCAGGTCGAATGGCATGCGGACGATGATCGCGTCTGGTATGATCTCTATGCGTTCTCGCGACCGGGTCAACTGCTCTCCAAAATGGCGTATCCCTATGTCCGCAGCAAACAGAAACAGTTCGCGCGGGAATCTCTGCTGGCGATGCAGGCTGCCGTTCTCCCGGATGATGGTTAA
- a CDS encoding putative signal transducing protein: MSNDFVTVATLNTPTEASLVRNQLEAEDIRVFLSDEEAVGMAWYLGTAIGGIKVQVAEEDAERAFAILDEHDPVPISEEDWKTVEGFENGWDEDEDEDESPADASLEEQADEDAPASNLDQELNRAYRAAFLGILFLPLQVYSIGVLLTIVLGDHELTPAQQKKINIGFIVDSFLLVVILYFFLPLR; the protein is encoded by the coding sequence ATGTCGAATGATTTTGTCACCGTTGCCACATTAAACACGCCGACAGAAGCCAGTCTGGTTCGTAATCAGTTGGAAGCGGAAGACATTCGCGTTTTTCTCTCGGACGAAGAAGCGGTCGGCATGGCCTGGTATCTGGGGACTGCGATCGGCGGCATCAAGGTGCAGGTCGCAGAGGAAGACGCCGAGCGGGCCTTCGCCATTCTGGACGAACACGATCCGGTCCCCATCAGCGAAGAAGACTGGAAAACCGTCGAAGGGTTCGAGAACGGCTGGGACGAGGACGAGGACGAAGATGAGTCTCCGGCAGACGCATCTCTGGAAGAGCAAGCAGACGAGGATGCCCCCGCAAGCAACCTGGATCAGGAACTGAACCGGGCGTATCGCGCCGCCTTTCTGGGCATCCTGTTTCTGCCGTTACAGGTTTATTCGATCGGAGTGCTGCTTACGATTGTCTTAGGCGACCACGAGCTCACACCAGCCCAACAGAAAAAAATCAACATCGGCTTCATTGTGGATTCCTTCCTGTTGGTTGTGATTCTTTATTTTTTCTTGCCTCTGCGGTAG
- a CDS encoding family 16 glycoside hydrolase has product MMSIHRCFFSLVCLAFALPVFAGAPEAIPADDYRNQLFFEDFAELKPGKQWNYYKSSSVIKDGVLQGVELKDGGHAAVHQLRTEPYSDVELTVNLKFAGSPYTNLTFNQHKFKGSHAGHLCRVVVSPTKVTLRDGKTGVFNNEIFKKRRAKEKLTAEEQALLKRTQAVFPVKLEKDKWYTVTVRIKGDLMQAFIDGKLIGSLRSPGIAHATKDKIGLVTPKQSIHYDNVSVRVP; this is encoded by the coding sequence ATGATGTCAATTCACCGCTGCTTCTTCTCACTCGTCTGTCTTGCATTTGCTCTCCCGGTTTTCGCGGGGGCTCCGGAAGCGATTCCCGCTGATGACTATCGAAATCAATTGTTTTTCGAGGACTTCGCGGAGCTGAAACCAGGGAAACAGTGGAACTATTACAAGAGTTCGTCGGTGATCAAAGATGGCGTTTTACAGGGCGTGGAACTCAAAGATGGCGGGCACGCGGCCGTGCATCAACTACGGACCGAACCTTACAGTGATGTCGAGCTGACCGTCAATCTCAAGTTCGCCGGATCGCCTTACACCAACCTGACATTCAACCAGCACAAGTTCAAAGGCTCACATGCGGGGCATCTCTGCCGCGTGGTGGTCTCGCCCACAAAGGTCACACTCCGCGACGGCAAGACCGGCGTCTTCAACAACGAGATCTTCAAAAAACGTCGTGCTAAGGAAAAACTGACCGCCGAAGAACAGGCACTCCTGAAACGAACCCAGGCCGTCTTTCCAGTAAAGCTCGAAAAGGACAAATGGTATACCGTCACCGTGCGCATCAAAGGGGACCTGATGCAGGCCTTCATCGACGGCAAACTGATCGGCTCACTCCGCTCTCCCGGTATCGCCCACGCCACCAAAGACAAAATCGGCCTGGTCACGCCAAAGCAATCGATTCATTACGACAACGTGAGTGTACGAGTGCCTTAA